A region from the Beduinella massiliensis genome encodes:
- a CDS encoding serine hydrolase, whose amino-acid sequence MEKAIRYEACAGAPLPRVTPEEAGVQADWVEEMVNVYARTGLRIHSFLLVRDGRVYAEGYYSPFDAQQYQTVYSLSKSFTSAAMGLAQEEGILSLDERVAEIFADEIAMAGVRVGPELKSLTLRHLLRMSTGQPEERWAGDFVQSFLSVPFTDMPGEVFRYNTMATFMCAAALKKRGVDLEAYLQERLFDPMGIHGLHWMRTGAGICTGGFGLSILPEVIAKFGVLILQGGAWEGKQLLPRDYLIQATSRQIENGGRGATRDWEAGYGYQFWMCENGSFRGDGMFGQLCVMNREKNAVLAMTAFVDDIQAELDVYFDEVLSKMQDAPLAQAPEADAHLQETLAGLSCLMEPVLDDGGQVPDALLPRKLTAGGQKIALSSDGDELLLETQMSGQPFRAARGRLLCQEAPCAFCVNGAYLNVVTRVYAGYGMQGGALVVRLFIPEALMDFRLELRTAEGRMDARMYDVHNPAKPIALGDEEA is encoded by the coding sequence ATGGAAAAGGCGATTCGGTACGAGGCGTGCGCGGGCGCGCCGCTTCCGCGCGTCACGCCGGAGGAAGCGGGCGTTCAGGCGGACTGGGTGGAGGAAATGGTGAACGTCTATGCGCGGACAGGGCTTCGCATCCACAGCTTCCTGCTGGTGCGGGACGGCCGGGTGTACGCGGAGGGGTACTACAGCCCCTTTGACGCGCAGCAGTATCAGACGGTTTACTCGCTCTCCAAGTCGTTTACCTCCGCCGCGATGGGGCTTGCGCAGGAGGAGGGCATCCTCTCGCTGGACGAGCGCGTCGCGGAGATCTTCGCGGACGAGATCGCAATGGCGGGCGTGCGCGTCGGGCCGGAGCTTAAAAGCCTCACCCTGCGGCACCTGCTGCGCATGTCCACGGGTCAGCCGGAGGAGCGCTGGGCGGGCGATTTTGTGCAAAGCTTCCTGTCCGTCCCCTTCACGGACATGCCGGGCGAGGTGTTTCGATACAACACCATGGCGACCTTCATGTGCGCGGCTGCGCTCAAAAAGCGCGGCGTGGATCTGGAGGCGTACTTGCAGGAAAGGCTCTTCGACCCCATGGGCATTCACGGCCTGCACTGGATGCGCACCGGCGCGGGCATCTGCACGGGTGGCTTCGGCCTCTCCATCCTGCCGGAGGTCATCGCCAAGTTCGGCGTGCTGATTTTGCAGGGCGGCGCGTGGGAAGGAAAGCAGCTTTTGCCCCGGGATTACCTGATTCAGGCGACGAGCAGGCAGATCGAAAACGGCGGACGCGGCGCGACGCGCGACTGGGAGGCGGGCTACGGCTATCAGTTCTGGATGTGCGAAAACGGCAGCTTCCGCGGGGACGGCATGTTCGGTCAGCTTTGCGTGATGAACCGCGAGAAGAACGCGGTGCTCGCGATGACGGCCTTCGTGGACGACATTCAGGCCGAGCTGGACGTATACTTCGACGAGGTGCTTTCAAAGATGCAGGACGCTCCGCTCGCGCAGGCTCCCGAAGCAGACGCGCATCTTCAGGAAACGCTCGCAGGCCTGTCGTGCCTGATGGAGCCCGTCCTGGACGACGGGGGGCAGGTGCCGGACGCGCTGCTTCCCAGGAAGCTGACCGCCGGAGGGCAAAAGATCGCCCTGTCATCGGACGGCGACGAGCTGCTTCTTGAAACGCAGATGAGCGGGCAGCCCTTCCGCGCGGCGCGGGGCAGGCTGCTTTGCCAGGAGGCGCCCTGCGCGTTCTGCGTGAACGGCGCGTACCTGAACGTCGTGACGCGGGTGTACGCGGGCTACGGCATGCAGGGC
- a CDS encoding beta-galactosidase has product MAQYPPIMKDKPVFLHGGDYNPDQWLNEKSTVWPRDMELAKKAGINTLSVGIFSWATLEPEEGRYTFEWLDEVMDMLAQNGIKAVLATPSGARPAWMAEKYPEVLRVTEDRRRNLFGERHNHCLTSPVYREKVRKMNTLLAERYKDHPALGMWHISNEYGGECHCPLCQQRFRQWLKERYGTIDKLNDDWWNTFWSHRYSSFDQIESPSSIGESGSHGLNLAWKRFTTQQFCDFYSWEIEPLRRITPDVPCTTNLMHTYPGINYFELGRLLDRCSWDNYPQWTNDMRDAKVAAHSAFCHDLMRGVCGGKPYMLMESSPSCVNWQAVNRLRQPGILMLQSLQAVAHGSDTVQYFQFRKGRGSFEKFHGAVVSHDESEQNRVYREVCAVGEALAGLTPALGAAPENRIAVVYDWENRWALEDARFGLNTGKGYEETVRTHHTAFLRAGYGVDVIDETCDLAPYRVVCGPMTYMLRPGFAQRVRAFVEAGGTYISTYCSGWVNEEDLCFMGGFPGPLREVCGLWDEETDALDETQRNRFTWNGRSYEAKDFCAVVHPEGAQVLAAYEERFYQGAPALTVNAFGKGRCYYIAARTGEDFLCDLYAHVAKEAGLSPLLPALPSGVLCTERVGANGRFLFVMNTVPEARTVTLPACTDVQTGLMRKGDCTLGAYGVMAVRLA; this is encoded by the coding sequence ATGGCGCAATATCCCCCGATCATGAAGGACAAGCCCGTGTTTTTGCACGGCGGCGACTACAACCCCGACCAATGGCTGAACGAAAAGTCCACCGTCTGGCCGCGCGACATGGAGCTGGCGAAGAAGGCCGGCATCAACACGCTTTCCGTAGGCATCTTCTCCTGGGCCACGCTGGAGCCGGAGGAGGGACGCTACACCTTCGAATGGCTCGACGAAGTGATGGACATGCTCGCCCAAAACGGCATCAAGGCGGTGCTCGCCACGCCCAGCGGCGCGCGCCCGGCCTGGATGGCGGAGAAGTATCCCGAGGTGCTGCGCGTGACGGAGGATCGCCGCCGCAACCTCTTCGGCGAGCGGCACAACCACTGCCTGACCTCGCCCGTATACCGCGAAAAGGTGCGCAAGATGAACACGCTGCTCGCCGAGCGCTACAAGGATCACCCCGCGCTCGGCATGTGGCACATCTCCAACGAATACGGCGGAGAGTGTCACTGCCCCCTTTGCCAGCAGCGGTTTCGCCAATGGCTGAAGGAGCGCTACGGCACCATCGACAAGCTCAACGACGACTGGTGGAATACATTCTGGTCGCACCGCTACAGCTCGTTTGACCAGATCGAAAGCCCCTCCTCCATCGGCGAGAGCGGCAGCCACGGTCTGAACCTGGCGTGGAAGCGCTTCACCACCCAGCAGTTCTGTGACTTTTACAGCTGGGAGATCGAGCCGCTGCGGCGCATCACGCCTGACGTGCCCTGCACGACGAACCTGATGCACACCTACCCCGGCATCAATTACTTCGAGCTGGGCAGGCTGCTCGACCGGTGCAGCTGGGACAACTACCCGCAATGGACGAACGACATGCGCGACGCCAAGGTCGCCGCCCATTCCGCCTTCTGCCATGACCTGATGCGCGGCGTGTGCGGCGGCAAGCCCTACATGCTGATGGAGTCCTCGCCCTCCTGCGTCAACTGGCAGGCCGTCAACCGCCTGCGCCAGCCCGGCATCCTGATGCTACAGAGCCTGCAGGCCGTCGCCCATGGCTCGGACACGGTGCAGTACTTCCAGTTCCGCAAGGGGCGCGGCTCCTTCGAGAAGTTCCACGGAGCCGTCGTCTCGCACGACGAGAGCGAGCAAAACCGCGTGTACCGCGAGGTCTGTGCCGTGGGCGAGGCGCTCGCGGGGCTCACGCCCGCGCTCGGTGCCGCGCCCGAAAACCGCATCGCCGTCGTGTACGATTGGGAAAACCGCTGGGCCCTGGAAGACGCGCGCTTCGGCCTGAACACCGGCAAGGGATACGAAGAGACGGTGCGCACGCACCACACAGCCTTCCTGCGCGCTGGCTACGGCGTGGATGTGATCGACGAAACCTGCGACCTTGCGCCCTATCGCGTGGTCTGCGGCCCCATGACCTACATGCTGCGCCCCGGCTTTGCGCAGCGCGTTCGCGCCTTCGTCGAGGCGGGCGGCACCTACATATCGACCTACTGCTCCGGCTGGGTGAACGAGGAAGACCTCTGTTTCATGGGCGGCTTCCCCGGCCCGCTGCGCGAGGTCTGCGGCCTCTGGGACGAGGAGACGGACGCGCTGGACGAGACGCAGCGCAACCGCTTCACCTGGAACGGCAGGAGCTACGAGGCGAAGGACTTCTGCGCCGTGGTGCATCCGGAGGGCGCGCAGGTGCTCGCCGCCTACGAGGAACGCTTCTATCAGGGCGCGCCCGCGCTGACGGTGAACGCCTTTGGCAAGGGCCGCTGCTACTACATCGCCGCGCGCACGGGAGAGGATTTTCTCTGCGACCTGTACGCGCACGTCGCAAAGGAGGCGGGGCTCTCTCCGCTGCTTCCGGCGCTGCCTTCCGGCGTGCTGTGCACGGAGCGCGTGGGCGCAAACGGGCGCTTCCTCTTCGTGATGAACACCGTGCCCGAAGCGCGCACGGTCACGCTGCCCGCCTGCACCGACGTTCAAACGGGTCTTATGCGAAAGGGAGACTGCACGCTCGGCGCATACGGCGTGATGGCCGTCAGGCTCGCGTAA
- a CDS encoding DUF3502 domain-containing protein — MKKFLALLLSAMMLLGVVPALAADAPVEITILLNGNTVSDDTAVLEQLNPYLQEKIGVTLKPVWGTWANFDDLALNAVNTGSDEYDIMFTCSWTKNDYAKYSKAGAYVRLDDPEDNYIEQYGADLKAALPELLFEGAKTEGPEGEKGIYAVPGFKDFATMNCWDVNVTLLEKYGYTVEDVQKAGFFGWDEIFAKVKAGEEADGSVFYPFVFEGAVVERFVDGTPIVTGDSGLLLSYYMNAEDVSVPGAYGNVLMNKYATPEFKAFAEQMRKYYEAGYIDPAIAIGETATDAWRNAQNTANYLISSEVSLYGYEFTTSAQRGIDVQYIMTTDAPYIDNTSVQGGMMAISANSDHPVECFKFLNLLNTDPKVMTLLNYGVEGVHYNLNDAGEVEFTDERNNSYSVWTNGVGNVTILPPQKGQGSDFQQRFAEFYAGSKKLPIYGFTFDPTPVSKEIAAVANIKEAYALTLCTGAADVETVLPEFLQKMEDAGMQKIVDEANAQFQAFLAQ, encoded by the coding sequence ATGAAAAAGTTCCTAGCCCTGCTCTTGTCCGCGATGATGCTCCTGGGCGTGGTTCCGGCGCTGGCCGCTGACGCCCCCGTGGAGATCACCATCCTGCTCAACGGCAACACCGTGTCCGACGATACCGCTGTGCTGGAGCAGCTCAATCCCTACCTGCAGGAGAAGATCGGCGTGACCCTCAAGCCCGTGTGGGGCACCTGGGCGAACTTCGACGATCTGGCGCTGAACGCCGTCAACACCGGCAGCGATGAATACGACATCATGTTCACCTGCTCCTGGACCAAGAACGACTATGCGAAGTACTCCAAGGCCGGCGCCTACGTTCGCCTGGACGACCCGGAAGACAATTACATCGAACAGTACGGCGCGGACCTGAAGGCGGCGCTTCCCGAGCTCCTGTTTGAAGGCGCCAAGACCGAAGGCCCCGAAGGCGAAAAGGGCATTTATGCGGTGCCCGGCTTCAAGGATTTCGCCACCATGAACTGCTGGGACGTCAACGTGACCCTGCTTGAAAAGTACGGCTATACGGTGGAAGACGTTCAGAAGGCCGGGTTCTTCGGCTGGGACGAAATCTTCGCGAAGGTGAAGGCCGGCGAAGAAGCCGACGGCAGCGTGTTCTACCCCTTCGTGTTTGAAGGCGCGGTCGTCGAGCGCTTTGTGGACGGAACGCCCATCGTGACCGGCGACAGCGGCCTGCTGCTGAGCTATTATATGAACGCGGAAGACGTCTCCGTTCCCGGCGCCTACGGCAACGTGCTGATGAACAAGTACGCCACCCCCGAGTTCAAGGCTTTCGCTGAGCAGATGCGCAAGTACTACGAGGCGGGCTACATCGATCCGGCGATCGCCATCGGCGAGACCGCGACCGACGCGTGGCGCAACGCGCAGAACACCGCGAACTACCTGATCTCCAGCGAGGTCTCCCTGTACGGCTACGAGTTCACCACCTCCGCGCAGCGCGGCATCGACGTGCAGTACATCATGACGACCGACGCTCCCTACATCGACAACACCTCCGTGCAGGGCGGCATGATGGCCATTTCCGCGAACTCCGATCATCCGGTCGAGTGCTTCAAGTTCCTCAACCTGCTGAACACCGATCCCAAGGTCATGACCCTGCTCAACTACGGCGTCGAGGGCGTTCACTACAACCTGAACGATGCGGGCGAAGTTGAGTTCACCGATGAGCGCAACAACTCCTACAGCGTCTGGACCAATGGTGTCGGCAACGTGACCATCCTGCCCCCGCAGAAGGGCCAGGGCTCTGACTTCCAGCAGCGCTTTGCCGAGTTCTATGCCGGCTCCAAGAAGCTGCCGATCTACGGCTTCACCTTCGATCCGACGCCCGTCTCCAAGGAGATCGCCGCCGTCGCGAACATCAAGGAAGCCTATGCGCTGACCCTGTGCACCGGCGCTGCCGATGTCGAGACCGTTCTGCCCGAGTTCCTTCAGAAGATGGAAGACGCCGGCATGCAGAAGATCGTAGACGAGGCGAACGCGCAGTTCCAGGCCTTCCTAGCGCAGTAA
- a CDS encoding ABC transporter permease subunit has product MTTAQKKTPRALRLNSVSVPMEAFFHLVLGLFSLLCIIPFVFVVIIALSSEDSIKHIGYSFIPEAWSLAAFKQVLGMGDVLWRSYFNSFFVTIVGTVISVAMCVLYAYPLFRKDFKYRNFFSFFSFFTMIFGGGLIPTYIVCRNLLGLGNNYAALIVPMLVSPFNIIIMRTFFQTSVPFDLIEAATIDGSGEYSTLWRIILPIVKPGIATVALLTALAYWNEWFLCLLYVTERSLYPLQYLLMEMQRNAEFLARNSSMIGAASADAIMRLPNQTMRMATVVFIVVPIACAYPFFQRYVVAGLTVGSVKG; this is encoded by the coding sequence ATGACGACCGCTCAGAAGAAAACTCCCCGTGCCCTGAGGCTCAACTCGGTCAGCGTGCCGATGGAAGCGTTCTTTCATTTGGTGCTGGGGCTCTTCTCGCTGCTCTGCATCATCCCGTTCGTGTTCGTCGTCATCATCGCGCTGAGCTCTGAGGACAGCATCAAGCACATCGGTTACTCCTTCATCCCGGAGGCCTGGTCGCTGGCGGCGTTCAAGCAGGTGCTGGGCATGGGCGACGTGCTCTGGCGCAGCTACTTCAACAGCTTCTTCGTCACCATCGTCGGAACGGTCATCAGCGTCGCCATGTGCGTGCTGTACGCCTATCCGCTGTTTCGCAAGGACTTTAAGTACCGCAATTTCTTCAGCTTCTTCAGCTTCTTTACGATGATCTTTGGCGGCGGCCTCATTCCCACGTACATCGTGTGCAGGAATCTGCTCGGCCTGGGCAACAACTACGCCGCGCTCATCGTGCCAATGCTGGTCAGTCCCTTTAACATCATCATCATGCGGACGTTTTTCCAGACCTCGGTGCCGTTTGACCTCATCGAGGCGGCGACCATCGACGGCAGCGGCGAGTACTCCACCCTGTGGCGCATCATCCTGCCGATCGTGAAGCCCGGCATCGCCACCGTCGCGCTGCTGACGGCGCTGGCTTACTGGAACGAATGGTTTCTCTGCCTGCTGTACGTGACCGAACGCAGCCTGTATCCGCTGCAATACCTGCTGATGGAGATGCAGCGCAACGCGGAATTCCTCGCACGCAACAGCTCCATGATCGGCGCGGCGAGCGCAGACGCGATCATGCGGCTGCCCAATCAGACCATGCGCATGGCGACCGTCGTGTTTATCGTCGTCCCCATCGCCTGCGCGTACCCCTTCTTTCAGCGCTACGTCGTGGCCGGCCTGACCGTCGGCTCCGTGAAGGGCTGA
- a CDS encoding ABC transporter permease produces the protein MVKKVAGTDRAIGRRASMNGSRRTKTLWLLTMVSPAALWLLFIRYLPMFGIVMAFLDYRLPTKKMPFPVNLLHSKWVGLDNFQFLFTKDSVTMIRNTLGYNIVWILLGLVISVALAIMMSELTRKFLAKTYQTLMFFPYFLSWVVAAYFLFAFLDPSNGMIVRAQRLAGAQVIDWYNEPKYWPFILTICNVWKNTGYSTVLYLSAITGIDRAQYEAAAVDGATKWQQMIHVTLPHLRPMIIILLIMNVGKIFNADFGLFWSVPMNSAPLFPVTQVVDTYVYRSYKFTGDVGMSTAAGFLQNLVGFVCIMVANTVVRKIDSDSSLF, from the coding sequence ATGGTTAAGAAAGTTGCCGGGACGGATCGGGCGATCGGGCGCCGCGCATCCATGAATGGCTCCCGCAGGACGAAGACGCTATGGCTGCTGACGATGGTGTCGCCCGCCGCGCTGTGGCTGCTGTTCATCCGTTACCTGCCCATGTTCGGCATCGTGATGGCATTTCTGGACTATCGCCTGCCGACCAAGAAGATGCCCTTTCCGGTCAATCTGCTTCACAGCAAGTGGGTTGGCCTGGATAACTTCCAGTTCCTGTTCACCAAGGACTCCGTGACGATGATCCGAAACACGCTGGGGTACAACATCGTGTGGATATTGCTGGGCCTGGTGATCTCGGTGGCGCTGGCGATCATGATGAGCGAGCTCACCCGCAAGTTTCTGGCGAAGACCTATCAGACGCTGATGTTCTTCCCGTACTTCCTCAGCTGGGTCGTGGCGGCGTACTTCCTCTTCGCCTTCCTTGACCCGAGCAACGGCATGATCGTCCGCGCGCAGCGTCTCGCCGGCGCGCAGGTGATCGACTGGTACAACGAACCCAAGTACTGGCCGTTCATCCTCACGATCTGCAACGTCTGGAAGAACACGGGCTATTCTACGGTGCTTTACCTGTCGGCCATCACCGGCATCGACCGCGCCCAGTACGAGGCGGCGGCGGTGGACGGCGCGACCAAATGGCAGCAGATGATTCACGTGACGCTGCCGCATCTGAGGCCCATGATCATCATCCTGCTCATCATGAACGTCGGCAAGATCTTCAACGCGGATTTCGGCCTGTTCTGGTCCGTCCCGATGAACTCCGCGCCGCTGTTCCCGGTCACGCAGGTGGTTGATACCTACGTCTACCGCTCCTACAAGTTCACGGGCGACGTCGGCATGTCCACGGCCGCGGGCTTCCTGCAAAATCTGGTCGGGTTCGTGTGCATCATGGTCGCCAATACGGTCGTGCGCAAGATCGATTCCGACAGCAGTCTATTCTAA
- a CDS encoding ATP-binding cassette domain-containing protein — protein sequence MAQISLRGISKRFTVYERPSGRWGLLKGAFIRERRQVEALHDITFDIAEGELVGYIGPNGAGKSTTVKVMGGILTPDAGECRVMGRVPWRERKEHVQHIGVVFGQRSQLWWDVPVSDSFELLRDIYAVPQADYVRRLGELTERLGIGSLLRTPARQLSLGQRMRCELVAALLHSPQILFLDEPTIGLDAVSKLALRAFLREENTLHGVTMLLTTHDMDDIEALCSRVMVIGHGQLLSDGPLSALKARYATREGEDIDEVIAGMYREMAL from the coding sequence ATGGCACAGATTTCACTCAGAGGCATATCCAAGCGCTTCACGGTCTACGAGCGTCCGTCGGGCCGGTGGGGGCTCCTCAAGGGGGCCTTCATTCGGGAGCGGCGACAGGTGGAGGCGCTGCACGACATCACGTTTGACATCGCGGAAGGCGAACTCGTCGGCTATATCGGCCCCAACGGCGCGGGCAAGTCCACCACGGTCAAGGTCATGGGCGGCATTCTCACGCCCGACGCCGGCGAATGCCGCGTCATGGGGCGCGTGCCGTGGAGGGAGCGCAAAGAGCACGTGCAGCACATCGGCGTCGTCTTCGGCCAGCGAAGCCAGCTGTGGTGGGACGTGCCCGTATCCGATTCTTTTGAGCTGCTGCGCGATATCTATGCCGTCCCCCAGGCGGATTACGTCCGTCGGCTGGGGGAGCTCACGGAGCGGCTGGGCATCGGCTCGCTCCTGCGCACGCCCGCGCGTCAGCTTTCTCTGGGGCAGCGCATGCGCTGCGAGCTCGTGGCAGCGCTGCTCCACAGTCCGCAGATTCTCTTTCTGGACGAGCCGACCATTGGGCTGGACGCCGTCTCAAAGCTCGCGCTGCGCGCCTTTTTGCGCGAGGAAAACACGCTGCATGGCGTCACGATGCTGCTGACGACGCACGACATGGACGATATCGAGGCGCTTTGCAGCCGCGTGATGGTCATCGGCCATGGGCAGCTGCTGTCGGACGGTCCGCTATCCGCCCTCAAGGCGCGCTACGCCACGCGCGAGGGCGAAGATATCGACGAAGTCATCGCAGGCATGTACCGCGAAATGGCGCTGTAG
- a CDS encoding ABC-2 family transporter protein, translating to MRREWKIYWKFIRMHLLSGLEYKGWWMMLLQVLLVVFSDCISTLLLFSRFGAIGAWTLPRILLVYSLALTAFGLAESLCRGFDYFPWKMLRTGGFDRLMLRPLSLTTQVAASFFHLHRLMRVACGLLLICWSLRSLGVPFSPNNAALLTLALLGGTAMYSGVFIMSSGVAFFTIKALDWIYIFTNASYQVTRIPMPYLPRALKGMFTFLVPMLAVSYYPASAVCGWGDAPALGLLALPAGLLFLGASLLVWRLGVRHYQSTGS from the coding sequence ATGCGAAGGGAATGGAAGATTTATTGGAAGTTCATCCGCATGCACCTGCTTTCCGGGCTCGAATACAAGGGCTGGTGGATGATGCTCTTGCAGGTATTGCTGGTCGTCTTTTCCGACTGCATCAGCACGCTGCTGCTCTTTTCCCGCTTCGGAGCCATCGGTGCATGGACGCTGCCGCGCATCCTGCTGGTCTATTCGCTGGCGCTGACCGCCTTTGGCCTGGCGGAGAGCCTCTGCCGCGGCTTCGATTACTTTCCCTGGAAGATGCTGCGAACCGGTGGTTTTGACCGGCTGATGCTGCGGCCGCTCTCGCTCACCACGCAGGTGGCGGCCTCGTTTTTTCACCTGCACCGCCTGATGCGCGTCGCCTGCGGCCTCCTTCTCATCTGCTGGTCGCTTCGCAGCCTCGGCGTCCCTTTCTCCCCGAACAACGCCGCGCTGCTCACCCTTGCGCTGCTGGGCGGTACGGCGATGTACAGCGGGGTGTTCATCATGAGCTCGGGCGTCGCGTTCTTCACCATCAAGGCGCTCGACTGGATTTACATCTTTACCAATGCCAGCTATCAGGTCACCCGAATCCCCATGCCCTACCTGCCCCGCGCGCTCAAGGGGATGTTCACATTCCTGGTTCCGATGCTGGCCGTCAGCTATTACCCTGCGTCCGCCGTCTGCGGCTGGGGCGACGCGCCCGCGCTGGGGCTGCTGGCGCTGCCCGCGGGGCTTCTCTTTCTGGGCGCTTCCCTGCTCGTCTGGCGGCTGGGCGTTCGCCACTATCAAAGCACGGGGAGCTGA
- a CDS encoding phosphoglucomutase/phosphomannomutase family protein: MIAFGTGGWRAIIGDEFTKENVQRLALALALRMEQEDVAARGLCIGFDRRFLSREAAQWAAEVMAARRIHTYFIDRESPTPLIMYTVQQYGLYYGIAVTASHNPALYNGIKLFTKGGRDAVQEITDELSASCAGIRAEDIPAMPFEKALKAGYVEVISPYNSYIDTIIRAVNMDAIRSRDLKVVLDPMYGVSRTALQTILLTARCEVDVIHERHDTLFGGRLPAPNERTLGALRSMVVETGADIGIATDGDADRLGIIDDEGKFVHPNEILVLLYYYLIKYRRWRGPAVRNIATTHLLDKVAHAFGEECYEVPVGFKYVSAAIDEHNAVIGGESSGGLTVRGHISGKDGIYAGTLLVEMLAVTGKKLSELYEEITDQFGECFMAEHDCKFDAEMKSRLQKKLMIDKELPQFTEKVDHVSYMDGCKVYFEDGWIIVRFSGTEPLLRVFCEMPTLARAEAVCKEMADFLGLQLN; this comes from the coding sequence ATGATAGCATTCGGAACGGGCGGTTGGCGCGCGATCATCGGAGACGAGTTTACCAAGGAAAACGTGCAGCGGCTCGCACTTGCGCTGGCGCTTCGCATGGAGCAGGAAGACGTCGCCGCCCGCGGGCTGTGCATCGGCTTTGACCGCAGATTTCTCTCCCGCGAAGCAGCCCAGTGGGCGGCGGAGGTCATGGCCGCGCGGCGCATCCATACGTACTTTATCGACCGTGAATCGCCCACGCCGCTCATCATGTACACCGTGCAGCAGTACGGCCTCTACTACGGCATAGCGGTGACGGCGAGCCATAACCCGGCGCTGTACAACGGCATTAAGCTCTTCACCAAGGGCGGCCGTGACGCGGTGCAGGAGATCACGGACGAGCTGTCGGCCTCCTGCGCCGGGATTCGAGCGGAGGACATCCCCGCGATGCCGTTTGAAAAGGCGCTGAAGGCGGGCTATGTGGAGGTCATAAGCCCCTACAACAGCTACATCGACACGATCATCCGCGCGGTAAACATGGACGCGATCCGCTCGCGCGACCTCAAGGTCGTGCTGGACCCCATGTACGGCGTGAGCCGCACGGCGCTTCAGACCATTCTGCTCACCGCGCGCTGCGAGGTGGACGTCATCCACGAGCGGCACGACACGCTGTTCGGCGGCAGGCTGCCTGCGCCGAACGAGCGCACGCTGGGCGCGCTGCGCAGCATGGTGGTGGAGACGGGCGCGGACATCGGCATTGCCACGGACGGCGACGCGGACCGCCTGGGCATCATCGACGACGAGGGCAAGTTCGTGCACCCCAACGAGATCCTCGTGCTGCTGTACTACTACCTCATCAAGTACCGCCGCTGGCGCGGGCCTGCGGTGCGCAACATCGCCACCACGCACCTGCTGGACAAGGTGGCGCACGCCTTCGGCGAGGAATGCTACGAGGTGCCGGTCGGCTTCAAGTACGTGTCGGCGGCCATCGACGAGCACAACGCGGTCATCGGCGGCGAGTCCTCCGGCGGCCTGACGGTGCGCGGGCACATCAGCGGCAAGGACGGCATCTACGCGGGCACGCTGCTCGTGGAAATGCTGGCTGTGACGGGCAAGAAGCTGTCCGAGCTCTACGAGGAGATCACAGACCAGTTCGGCGAGTGCTTCATGGCCGAGCACGACTGTAAGTTCGACGCGGAGATGAAGAGCCGCCTGCAAAAGAAGCTGATGATCGATAAAGAGCTGCCCCAGTTCACGGAAAAGGTGGATCACGTTTCCTACATGGACGGCTGCAAGGTCTACTTCGAGGACGGCTGGATCATCGTGCGCTTCTCGGGCACGGAGCCGTTGCTGCGCGTGTTCTGCGAGATGCCGACCCTCGCGCGCGCGGAGGCGGTCTGCAAGGAAATGGCGGATTTCCTCGGCCTCCAACTCAATTAA